The sequence below is a genomic window from Oreochromis aureus strain Israel breed Guangdong linkage group 12, ZZ_aureus, whole genome shotgun sequence.
TCCATGTTTAGAGGCCCCGCCTACCGTCAAATcctcactgtgtgtttgtgtgtgtagttgCAGTATCACGCTAGCTTGGCCTCCAGTTTGTTGAACCAGCAGTCGCTGAAGCGATCAGCCAATCAGATGGGAGCCTCAGCCAAGAGACGGCCCAAAGTCCAACCCAGTACTCTGGTACTGCCTCCACAGTGAGTACTATTGCACAAAATACTACAACAGTGCTACTGTACACTATTTCACACCTTTATGCTGCGGTTCCCCTGGTTTATCCTTTCACACTAACACACGGGCACCTGTCACAGGTATGTGGATGATGTCATCTCTCGCATCGGCAGGCTGTTTCCTGATATGACCATTGAGCTGTTCAGACCCAACGGGACGTCGGCTGTGCTCCTGGTAGTAGAatacacacttaaacacactttgTGCCCACAGGTGTTTTCAGACCAGGTAACAGGTGTCTGTCTCACCTGTCTCTGTCCCAGGTGACTCTGGGGAAGGTGCTGAAGGCCATCGTTGTGATGCGGTCGCTGTTTATCGACAGAACCATTGTTCGAGGATTCAACGAAAACATTTACAACGAGGATGGAAAGGTGAGTGTTCGCCTGACAGGTAACAGCTCATTATGTGTCCCAGGTAACCATGGTAACCTGTTCTTTTGTCCTCGTCAGCTGGATATCTGGACCAAGTCCCAGTACCAGGTGTTTCAGAAGGTAAGAGTTCTCAGATGCATAGAAGTTGATATGTGGGCCTAGCATGCAGAGCCCTGATCAGCCAGGTGCTTGCAGGTAACAGACCACGCCACCACTGCCCTGCTGCACTACCAGCTGCCTCAGATGCCAGACGTCGTTGTGCGGTCTTTCATGGTGAGAGTAATCGGACACCAGAGTAATCTAATTGCCCTCTGTCGTTGCCTGTCTATCTCTGACCCCTTTGTGTCCCCCTCTCAGACCTGGCTGCGGAGCTACATAAAGCTCTTCCAGTCGTCCTGTCAGCGTTGTGGCCGTTTCCTGCAGGACGGACTTCCTCCAACGTGGAGGGACTTTAGGACCCTTGAGGCATTTCATGACACCTGTCGCATGTAACAGGACACTTCCTGTTTATctgtaaagtttttctttgttatgtAAAGGTGTTTcaataaagtttgttttgtacagaTGTGTGATTGAAGCTGTTATTGATGTCTGCTGAGCCGTGAGCCTGTTCATGgcttaaatttatttatttatatatttttacaaagtttgctttcTGCATGCAAAAAACCCAAAGTTGAGTCAAATTCCTTATTTCTGTGCACAAACTTGGCCAAATAAAGGTGATTCTGATAAATATTGCCCAGGGAAACCTGACTGCCAATataggcaagaccccaggtgcaggctgtgtaaagatgccccagagacaatccggcacataacagcagggtgcaagatgctagcaggcaggacatacatggaacaccataaccaagtggccggcatagtgtacaggaacatctgtgccgagtataacctggaagtcctgaggtcaaaatgggagacgcccccaagggtggtggagaatgaccgagctaagatcctgtgggacttccagatacagacggacaaaatggtggtggctaaccaaccggacatagtggtggtagacaaacagaagaagacggccgtagtgatcgatctAGCGGtcccgaatgacagcaatatcaggaagaaggaacacgagaagctggagaaataccaagcacagtcctgggaacagctaagatactgcaggaccctcaagctcccaggcttctggtagaggacctgagcttggaggatagaccgcccgcaggggcgagaggAGAATAATTATCTATATACATAAATACAAATGGTAGACTGCGTGTGACGACATACAGGGACTGTTAAAAACTGGCTTTATTTTCTAaaagacaaacagcagcagctaaatcagcacacacacagcagcaggccTCGCTTCATCCTGTTTAGCACAAGTGAAAAACATGAATTGGTGGTATAATGGATAAAAGACAGTGTCTTTTTCTCATTAAAAGTAATCAAAAGTACTTTGGGGACCTTCAGCCCTCAGAACTAATACTTAGTAAAGCAACATCCACCAAATTTAAACGTATAATTGAGCACAGGGAGAGGAGCTACAGTCCATGCAACTCTGGCTGGGAACCCCCACACATGCAACATGTTTACTAGCAGTGTCGTACTGATTAACGTCCCACTATAACAGTGACACTTGGAACCTTCGTATTACGAAGATTCtctttaaacaataaaaactaaaatctaTACAACGCTCTGTACATTATATCTGAACAGCCGTCACTAAAGCTGccccactgtgtttgtgtctgtgacagTTCCACAGAGCTCTGACTGGAATATCAGATTAGAGTTACATCATTAATCACCAACATCAGTACTGTAGCATCATGCTGTAATGATCGTAGACATGTTGGTTTGTTTGCTAGGTAAGGGACGTGAGTcagtttgaatcatatctgacagacacacagattCTGAAGTGTCAACAAAACCTGAGATTTGCAGGTACCATACCAGGACGCTCTCAGCAGGGCCGGGGGGATTGTCACTGGGCCAGCCTCCTGAGGAAGTGTGTCCTCAGCAGAGCCTTCTTCACCAGGTGTGTGACGTTGGCAGTCCAGGACAGATCCTAGACTTCAGTTCAATTCATCCGTTTTCTTCTGGTTATCGACTTCAGTGACCCAGGGGGCTAGGCTGGTGACCTGGACatgtcgccagtctgtcacagggagACCGACAACTACTCCagctcacatccacacctacagaATCCACAGTTAAGCTAACCCCACGCATGGCATGTTTCTGGCCTTTAAGAGGAAGCTGGAGAGACCCCACACTGTGGATTTGagcccaggaccttcttgcagTGGGGCGTGACACCGTGCTGCCCTTAATTCTCTTCAGTAATGTCGAGCCCCATAAATGTCATCCGGCTGACTCTGACACTGATGTAAGTATTTAATACATTCTGACCTTTGCCCTTTAACAGGTGACCTGCTGATATGTGATTGAACAGCCGAGCATTTCAATACAGCTTTCATATTTTTCCATGTTTAATTCCTACAGACTGGAAATCAGCAGATCAATACTCCATATTCGATGGATTCTCCTCATTGATCTGAGGCTTGTTTCCATTTACTTCATATTAATAGCAGCTGTATTACCGATCACTCACTCAATTGATCAATAATCAGATCcagtttatttatacagcatatttaaaaacaaaggacaaaaacaaaggacAAAACCACTCACGTTAAAACAAAGCACATCAACTCACACCGATCAAGCGctaccagaaaaaaaaatgttctcaaaAGAGATTTGAAAACAGCGAAGATGCCTGTCTATTACTGAAAGGCAACGTGTTCCAAAGTTTGGGAGCCACAGTTGAAATAGCTCGTCCTCCTCTAAGTTTCAGACAGTTTTTGGGATAATCAAAAGGAGCTGGTCAGCTGATCTAAGGGCCCGTGAGGGAACATGAGGCTGAAGTACATCAGAAAGGGACGAAGGAGAAGGACTGTTCATGAGCCAACGTTAGGACTTCTGTGATAAACAGGAAGCCGAGGAAGAGAGGTCAGGATCGGTGAGATATGTTCAtgcctgtgtgtgagagacgggcagcagcattttgaacaagCTGAAAACGTGAGAGGGACGCTTGGCTGACTCCAGcatgcagtgtgttacaagccGAGGTGAGATAAAggcatgttttatttatatcagTCAC
It includes:
- the med27 gene encoding mediator of RNA polymerase II transcription subunit 27; this translates as MADVVNVGVNLDAFSHAISGIQALRSSVSRVFEFLKDGMKNRETLEGREKQFISEFQENLQAVNRDLNELERLSGLVGRPSESHPLHNSGLLSLDPVQDKTPLYSQLLQAYKWSNKLQYHASLASSLLNQQSLKRSANQMGASAKRRPKVQPSTLVLPPQYVDDVISRIGRLFPDMTIELFRPNGTSAVLLVTLGKVLKAIVVMRSLFIDRTIVRGFNENIYNEDGKLDIWTKSQYQVFQKVTDHATTALLHYQLPQMPDVVVRSFMTWLRSYIKLFQSSCQRCGRFLQDGLPPTWRDFRTLEAFHDTCRM